The Desulfobacteraceae bacterium region GTGGATGGCGGCCTCGACCTGGGGGGGGGCGAGCCCGGCGGCGCCGAAGAACCCGATCATGCCGTTTTCACCGGCCGCCTTAACCATCGCAACCGAGGTGATGCCGTTGGCCATGGCCCCCATGACGTAAGCGTAACGCAGGCCGAATGCTTTTTTGAAACCGGGGTCGCCCAGGGCGTGGGGCAACAGGGGGGGGACGATAGCGCTGAGGGGCAGCCCTTCCTTGGGCGGGTTGAATTCGCCCAAGGTAACCCGTCCGCCGGCGGCCAGGGCGGCCCGGCCGTCAAGGTAGACGAGGGCCATTGGGGCGGCCGGCGTCCGCAAGGCGGCGAGGATGACGTCCGGTTCGGCCTGAGGGGCGGCCGCACCACGCTCCCACCAGCCCAGGACCGCTTTCGGGGTGGGCAGATTGTGCGTCATTTATTATTTTATATAAAAAATTCGGATGTTTAAAGGCTATAATCAAGGGGCTCTGGTAAAACCTGCCGACTCGTAACGGAAGCCGGGCAGCAAATCACGCTTGAGTTCCCATGCCTTGACGGCGCAGAATAACCAAACACGTAAAAAGTGTCAAGAATCATGGCCTGCTAAAAGTCCAATAATAGCGGACTACCCGCGCGGGTGGCAGGCCTCGTGTACTTTTTGAATGTGCTCCTTGGCGACGTGGGTGTAAATTTGGGTGGTTGCGATGTCCACGTGGCCCAGCATGACCTGGACCGCCCTGAGATCCGCGCCGCCCTCCAGCAGGTGGCTGGCGAAAGAATGACGCAAACTGTGAGGCGTTATCTCTTTGACGATACCTGCTTTGCGTCCGTAGCGTTTCAGGAGTTTCCAGAACCCCTGGCGCGTCATAGGCCGCCCCGCCCTCGCCACGAAAAGGTGAGGGCTGACGAGCGATTTCAAAAGGATCGGGCGACCGGCTTCCAGGTAGGCTTGAATTTGCCGGCGCGCGTGCTGCCCGATGGGGACGATGCGCTCCTTGGCGCCCTTGCCCACGACCCGGACAAACCCCGCCTCCAGGTTCACCTGCTGGAGTTTTAAACCGATCAGCTCCGACACCCGCAGACCCGCGGCATACAGAAGCTCCAACATCGCGGCATCGCGCGAGCCGCGGGGGGTATTGGGGTCGGGCGCCGTCAGGAGGCGTCCGATATCCGTTACCGAAAAGACCTCCGGCAGTTTCAGGCCGGTTTTGGGCAGATCGATCAGGCGGGTGGGGTCGCTGGCGAGAAGGCCTTCACG contains the following coding sequences:
- the xerD gene encoding site-specific tyrosine recombinase XerD, which produces MAQLDELADRYITYLLVEKGLARKTIESYSQDLARYFTFLKENGVKNLSENDTVLLLKHLIELRNAGLAARSRARHLVTLRGFYKFLTREGLLASDPTRLIDLPKTGLKLPEVFSVTDIGRLLTAPDPNTPRGSRDAAMLELLYAAGLRVSELIGLKLQQVNLEAGFVRVVGKGAKERIVPIGQHARRQIQAYLEAGRPILLKSLVSPHLFVARAGRPMTRQGFWKLLKRYGRKAGIVKEITPHSLRHSFASHLLEGGADLRAVQVMLGHVDIATTQIYTHVAKEHIQKVHEACHPRG